From a region of the Qipengyuania spongiae genome:
- a CDS encoding alpha/beta hydrolase family protein, with product MTARNRVAFPLASAIALFAAPLAAQDAGQTGTPAGTGVAKPRMSAQDLVTMPRLGTPVVSENGDFVVYPVTETDPASYARTTALYVRGLTASAAVPRKLDLGGTVSSATFGPDNWLYFLSDRNEAGKGAQVWRARMNAQGRFGAPAQVTNLGTAINGFTVSPAGNRIAVWADIARDCPGFGCEGDSTAQKPGPGDGWLYEGDGSFVRHWDTWSTPGTVSRVFVFDMANGRARGDGTALDGPVGPNALTGDTPTKPFGGGEDVVWAPDGSGVYFVARESNREEPTSTDLDIYWSDISGRAPVNLTDGNRALDALPTPSPDGQYLAYVAMARPGYEADRQVIQLRDLETGVVTPLTQDFDRSFGTLAWTPDSRWLIATAGDVLDTPAFRIDPRNGTVERLDLMAGNEAHVGSVVPLGSDRLLFTRDSIGAPPELYLADNWTQAMPLTDVATSRAGALASTVTTRFSFPGAGGETVWGQITRLENQTGPIPAILYVHGGPQGSFNDAWSSRWNPRVLASQGYAVISIDFHGSTGYGQAFTDAINRDWGGKPLEDLQLGLAAALKEDAQIDGSRACAMGASYGGYMMNWIAGQWPDRFKCLVQHDGLFDMRSFYYSTEELWFPRWDFGGSYAENSALYERWNPVNHVDRWKTPMLVVTGMKDFRVPYTQGIGAFTALQERNVPSQLLVFENENHWVLGAKNSLQWHDTVFSWLDRWLKE from the coding sequence ATGACAGCACGCAATCGGGTCGCATTCCCGCTCGCCAGCGCCATCGCGCTTTTCGCCGCTCCGCTCGCCGCGCAGGACGCGGGCCAGACCGGGACCCCCGCCGGCACGGGCGTCGCGAAGCCGAGAATGAGCGCGCAGGACCTCGTCACCATGCCCCGGCTGGGCACGCCGGTGGTCAGCGAGAACGGTGATTTCGTGGTCTATCCGGTCACCGAGACCGATCCCGCCAGCTACGCCCGGACCACCGCACTGTATGTTCGCGGCCTGACCGCCAGTGCGGCGGTTCCGCGCAAGCTGGACCTCGGCGGCACTGTCTCGTCCGCGACATTCGGGCCGGACAACTGGCTCTATTTCCTCTCGGACCGCAACGAGGCGGGCAAGGGCGCGCAGGTCTGGCGTGCGAGGATGAATGCACAGGGTCGCTTCGGCGCGCCGGCGCAAGTCACCAATCTCGGCACTGCGATCAACGGCTTCACCGTCTCCCCGGCGGGCAACCGGATCGCGGTCTGGGCCGACATTGCGCGCGATTGCCCCGGCTTCGGCTGCGAGGGCGACAGCACCGCGCAGAAGCCCGGGCCGGGCGATGGCTGGCTCTACGAGGGCGATGGCAGCTTCGTGCGCCACTGGGACACCTGGTCGACACCTGGGACGGTAAGCCGGGTCTTCGTGTTCGATATGGCGAACGGCCGTGCGCGCGGAGACGGGACGGCGCTCGACGGACCGGTCGGTCCGAATGCGCTGACCGGCGACACCCCGACCAAGCCCTTCGGCGGCGGCGAGGACGTGGTCTGGGCACCGGACGGCAGCGGCGTCTATTTCGTCGCGCGCGAAAGCAACCGGGAGGAACCGACCTCCACCGATCTCGACATCTACTGGTCGGACATTTCGGGCCGCGCGCCGGTCAATCTGACCGACGGCAACCGCGCGCTCGACGCCTTGCCAACGCCATCGCCGGACGGGCAGTATCTCGCCTATGTGGCGATGGCGCGTCCGGGCTACGAGGCCGATCGCCAGGTCATTCAGCTGCGCGACCTCGAAACCGGCGTGGTTACGCCGCTGACGCAGGATTTTGACCGCAGTTTCGGGACGCTCGCCTGGACGCCCGATTCGCGCTGGTTGATCGCGACGGCGGGCGACGTTCTCGACACCCCCGCCTTCCGTATCGATCCGCGCAACGGCACCGTCGAACGGCTCGACCTGATGGCGGGGAACGAGGCGCATGTCGGCAGCGTGGTTCCGCTGGGCTCCGACCGCCTGCTGTTCACCCGCGATTCGATCGGTGCGCCGCCCGAACTCTACCTCGCCGACAACTGGACGCAGGCGATGCCGCTGACCGATGTGGCGACGAGCCGCGCCGGTGCACTCGCCTCCACCGTGACCACACGCTTCAGTTTCCCCGGAGCGGGCGGCGAGACCGTGTGGGGCCAGATCACCAGGCTGGAAAACCAGACTGGGCCAATTCCGGCGATCCTCTATGTCCATGGCGGGCCGCAGGGCAGCTTCAACGACGCCTGGTCGAGCCGCTGGAACCCGCGCGTGCTGGCGAGCCAAGGCTACGCCGTGATCTCGATCGATTTCCACGGCAGCACCGGATACGGGCAGGCCTTCACCGACGCGATCAACCGCGACTGGGGCGGCAAGCCGCTCGAGGATCTCCAGCTCGGCCTCGCCGCGGCGTTGAAGGAAGACGCGCAGATTGACGGCAGCCGCGCCTGCGCCATGGGGGCGAGCTATGGCGGCTACATGATGAACTGGATCGCCGGCCAGTGGCCCGACCGGTTCAAGTGCCTGGTCCAGCATGACGGACTGTTCGACATGCGCAGCTTCTATTATTCGACCGAGGAATTGTGGTTCCCCCGCTGGGATTTCGGCGGTTCCTATGCCGAAAACAGCGCGCTTTACGAACGCTGGAACCCGGTGAACCATGTCGACAGATGGAAGACTCCGATGCTGGTGGTCACCGGCATGAAGGACTTCCGCGTGCCCTACACGCAGGGCATCGGCGCCTTTACCGCCTTGCAGGAGCGCAACGTCCCCTCGCAATTGCTGGTCTTCGAGAACGAGAATCACTGGGTGCTCGGCGCGAAGAACTCGCTCCAGTGGCACGACACCGTCTTTTCCTGGCTCGACCGGTGGCTGAAGGAATGA
- a CDS encoding DUF2497 domain-containing protein, producing the protein MHQPGEPSVEEILDSIKKVIARDNREGAIAERRRRAQESAHDAEVQHSPEPADADEAEEVLELDEGAMVALEEEAEVNEDGNSGEQPSPLIADWARDSMRANFEALATLSKPGASPQIVRSGETSLEGLVRDMLRPMLAEWLDANLPSMVEELVKDEISRIAGKRK; encoded by the coding sequence ATGCACCAACCGGGCGAACCGTCGGTCGAGGAAATTCTCGACTCGATCAAGAAAGTCATCGCACGCGACAATCGCGAGGGCGCGATCGCCGAGCGCCGCCGCCGGGCGCAGGAATCCGCGCACGACGCGGAGGTCCAGCACAGCCCCGAACCCGCCGACGCTGACGAGGCGGAGGAGGTGCTGGAACTCGACGAGGGCGCGATGGTGGCGCTCGAGGAGGAGGCCGAAGTGAACGAGGATGGCAATTCCGGGGAACAGCCCTCCCCTCTGATCGCCGACTGGGCGCGCGATTCGATGCGCGCCAATTTCGAAGCGCTCGCCACCCTGTCGAAACCCGGCGCCTCGCCTCAGATCGTGCGCTCCGGCGAGACCTCCCTCGAAGGGCTGGTGCGCGACATGCTGCGCCCGATGCTGGCCGAATGGCTCGATGCGAACCTGCCGAGCATGGTCGAAGAACTGGTCAAGGACGAGATCTCGCGGATCGCGGGCAAGCGAAAATAA
- a CDS encoding TolC family outer membrane protein yields the protein MPYAASAMTAMAAILTAGVFAVGAMPARADTLQQALTEAYRNNPTLVAARAQQRATDEGVAVEKAAGRPSLNANGAVTEFLKQNSTSFFAPDRLFNVGVDLGVPIYSGGAVKNAVRAAEERVQAGQADLRGTESAIFSQVVAAYMDVLRNQALVGLNANQVSVLETNTQATSDRFEIGDLTRTDVAQSESRLALARSDLQTAQANLIAARENYIALVGQAPNDLQPPPSLPGLPEDVAMAVDLALENNPDLIAARERAQAAGYDIEVAGAGRLPRISVFTGYDYQNFLGSVPSQILNPVDPTDPGTAPGPVITTPQSASAAQAGISFTLPIFQGGRPAALQRQAQARASAALENVIAAERDVISQVRSAWSSWQASLAIIRSSQIAVDAAELSLEGVRAENSIGNRTVLDVLNAEQELLTARAQLVTARRNAYVAGFTLLAATGRAEARDLGFLEEGLLYDPALNYDRVEGKWWDWQRDPDPVTITTSTADTPAQTAAVPELEEITIERDY from the coding sequence ATGCCTTACGCCGCCTCAGCTATGACCGCCATGGCGGCGATCCTGACTGCCGGGGTGTTTGCGGTGGGCGCCATGCCCGCCCGCGCGGATACGCTGCAGCAGGCCCTGACCGAAGCCTATCGCAACAATCCTACGCTCGTCGCTGCCCGTGCCCAGCAACGCGCGACGGATGAAGGTGTCGCGGTGGAGAAAGCCGCCGGGCGCCCGTCGCTCAACGCCAACGGGGCGGTCACCGAATTCCTGAAGCAAAATTCGACCAGCTTCTTCGCCCCGGACAGGCTCTTCAATGTCGGCGTCGATCTCGGCGTGCCGATCTATTCGGGCGGCGCGGTCAAGAACGCGGTCCGCGCGGCGGAAGAGCGGGTTCAGGCTGGACAGGCTGATCTTCGAGGCACGGAAAGCGCGATCTTCAGTCAGGTTGTCGCCGCCTATATGGACGTGCTCCGCAACCAGGCGCTGGTCGGCCTCAACGCCAATCAGGTCAGCGTGCTGGAGACCAACACGCAGGCGACGAGCGACCGCTTCGAGATCGGTGACCTCACTCGCACCGATGTGGCGCAGTCGGAATCGCGCCTCGCCCTCGCCCGCAGCGACCTGCAGACGGCGCAGGCCAATCTGATCGCTGCGCGGGAGAACTACATCGCGTTGGTGGGGCAGGCGCCGAACGATCTCCAGCCGCCACCCTCCCTCCCCGGACTTCCCGAAGACGTCGCCATGGCGGTCGATCTGGCTTTGGAGAACAACCCCGATCTCATCGCCGCACGCGAACGGGCGCAGGCCGCCGGCTACGATATCGAGGTGGCGGGGGCCGGGCGACTGCCGCGGATCTCGGTCTTCACCGGCTACGATTACCAGAATTTTCTGGGCAGCGTGCCGAGCCAGATCCTCAACCCGGTCGATCCGACCGATCCCGGCACGGCGCCCGGACCCGTGATAACCACGCCGCAGAGCGCTTCGGCTGCACAGGCGGGTATTTCCTTCACGCTCCCGATTTTCCAGGGCGGCCGCCCCGCTGCCCTGCAACGGCAGGCGCAGGCACGCGCTTCGGCCGCGCTCGAGAACGTGATCGCCGCCGAGCGCGACGTCATTTCGCAGGTACGATCGGCCTGGTCGAGCTGGCAGGCATCGCTCGCGATCATCCGCAGCTCCCAGATCGCGGTCGATGCCGCCGAGCTCAGCCTTGAGGGCGTGCGTGCGGAGAACTCGATCGGCAACCGCACCGTGCTCGACGTACTCAACGCCGAACAGGAATTGCTGACCGCCCGCGCGCAGCTCGTGACCGCGCGCCGCAACGCCTATGTGGCGGGCTTCACCCTGCTCGCCGCGACAGGCCGGGCCGAGGCGCGGGACCTCGGTTTCCTCGAGGAAGGGCTGCTCTACGACCCGGCGCTCAATTACGATCGGGTCGAGGGCAAATGGTGGGACTGGCAGCGCGATCCCGACCCGGTGACCATCACCACCAGCACCGCCGACACCCCCGCACAGACCGCTGCCGTTCCGGAGCTTGAAGAAATCACGATCGAGCGCGATTATTAG
- a CDS encoding protein-L-isoaspartate O-methyltransferase family protein yields MTITIDRFQAARRAMIDSQLRPSGVSEDFVLERMNAVPREDFVPESARGTAYMDRAIRLPDGGFLPAPLFHGLMLAEARPEAGDKVIVVDGGSGYLAELIRPLVASVESVSAPDGAEGKVDTKDADLLLIDGAIEQLPAELAGALAEGGRIVTGLLDRGVSRMATGRASGGNVALLPLVETGVPRLSAFDRDAGWAF; encoded by the coding sequence ATGACCATTACCATCGACCGTTTCCAGGCCGCGCGCCGTGCCATGATCGACAGCCAGCTGCGCCCTAGCGGCGTCAGCGAGGATTTCGTGCTCGAGCGCATGAACGCCGTTCCGCGCGAGGATTTCGTGCCCGAGAGTGCGCGCGGCACCGCTTACATGGACCGCGCGATCCGGCTGCCCGACGGCGGTTTCCTCCCCGCCCCGCTGTTCCATGGGCTGATGCTCGCCGAAGCCCGGCCGGAAGCCGGCGACAAGGTGATCGTCGTGGATGGGGGTAGCGGCTATCTCGCCGAACTGATCCGCCCGCTGGTCGCCTCGGTCGAGAGCGTTTCCGCTCCCGACGGCGCGGAAGGCAAGGTCGATACGAAGGATGCCGACCTTCTGCTGATCGACGGTGCGATCGAACAATTGCCGGCGGAGCTTGCGGGCGCGCTGGCGGAAGGCGGGCGCATCGTTACCGGGCTTCTCGATCGCGGCGTCAGCCGGATGGCCACGGGCCGCGCTTCGGGTGGAAACGTCGCGTTGCTTCCTCTGGTCGAAACCGGTGTCCCGCGCCTTAGCGCGTTCGACAGGGACGCCGGCTGGGCTTTCTGA
- a CDS encoding fumarate hydratase yields MIIIKEDDLIQSVADALQFISYYHPMDYIRALGDAYEAEQGPAAKDAIAQILTNSRMCAEGHRPICQDTGIVNVFVKWGQNCRLDSERSLQEVVDEGVRRAYNHPDNKLRASILADPAFTRRNTRDNTPSVLSVEMVPGNTVGIDVAAKGGGSENKSKFKMMNPSDNIVDWVVEQIPSMGAGWCPPGILGIGIGGTAEHCLKLAKQSLMEPIDMGQLKQRGASNDLEQLRIDIFDAVNAQGIGAQGLGGLSTVLDVKIFDAPCHAAGKPVGMIPNCAATRHAHFTLDGSGPSYLEKPDLDNWPKVQWAPDSQAKRVDLDNLTSEEVASWEHGDRLLLSGRMLTGRDAAHKKIADMVAKGEELPVDLRGRAIYYVGPVDPVMGEVVGPAGPTTATRMDKFTEMMLDRGLLAMIGKAERGADAVEVISRFKVAYLMATGGAAYLVARAIKEARVVAFEELGMEAIYEFTVENMPVTVAVDARGNNVHTLAPAKWREKIRAEKLLPLPA; encoded by the coding sequence ATGATCATCATCAAGGAAGACGACCTGATCCAGAGCGTCGCAGATGCGCTCCAGTTCATCTCCTACTACCATCCGATGGACTATATCCGCGCCCTGGGAGACGCCTACGAGGCCGAGCAGGGGCCGGCGGCAAAGGACGCGATCGCGCAGATCCTGACGAACAGCCGGATGTGCGCCGAGGGTCATCGCCCGATCTGCCAGGACACCGGCATCGTGAACGTCTTCGTGAAGTGGGGCCAGAACTGCCGCCTCGATTCGGAGCGTTCGCTTCAGGAGGTCGTCGACGAGGGCGTGCGCCGTGCCTACAACCACCCCGACAACAAGCTGCGGGCCTCGATCCTGGCCGACCCGGCGTTCACCCGGCGCAATACGCGCGACAACACGCCGAGCGTGCTTTCGGTCGAGATGGTCCCCGGGAACACCGTGGGGATCGACGTCGCGGCCAAGGGCGGGGGCAGCGAGAACAAGTCCAAGTTCAAAATGATGAACCCCAGCGACAACATCGTCGACTGGGTGGTCGAGCAGATCCCCAGCATGGGCGCGGGCTGGTGCCCGCCGGGCATTCTGGGCATCGGCATCGGCGGCACGGCCGAACATTGTCTGAAGCTCGCCAAGCAATCGCTGATGGAGCCGATCGACATGGGCCAGCTGAAACAGCGCGGCGCCTCGAACGATCTCGAGCAGTTGCGGATCGACATCTTCGACGCAGTCAATGCGCAAGGCATCGGGGCGCAGGGGCTGGGCGGGCTGTCCACCGTGCTCGACGTGAAGATCTTCGATGCGCCGTGCCACGCGGCGGGCAAGCCGGTCGGCATGATCCCCAACTGCGCCGCCACGCGTCATGCGCATTTCACGCTCGACGGATCCGGGCCGAGCTATCTGGAAAAGCCCGATCTCGACAACTGGCCCAAGGTCCAATGGGCGCCTGACAGCCAGGCCAAGCGCGTCGATCTCGACAATCTGACTTCCGAGGAAGTGGCGAGCTGGGAGCATGGCGACCGCTTGCTATTGTCCGGCAGGATGCTCACCGGTCGCGACGCGGCGCACAAGAAGATCGCCGACATGGTGGCGAAGGGCGAGGAGCTGCCGGTCGATCTTCGGGGCCGGGCGATCTATTATGTCGGCCCGGTCGATCCAGTAATGGGCGAGGTCGTCGGTCCCGCAGGTCCGACCACTGCGACGCGGATGGACAAGTTCACCGAGATGATGCTCGACCGCGGCCTGCTGGCGATGATCGGCAAGGCCGAGCGCGGCGCCGATGCGGTCGAGGTGATCAGCCGGTTCAAGGTCGCCTATCTGATGGCGACGGGCGGGGCCGCCTATCTCGTCGCACGGGCGATCAAGGAAGCCAGGGTCGTCGCCTTCGAAGAGCTGGGCATGGAAGCGATCTACGAATTCACTGTCGAGAACATGCCCGTGACGGTCGCGGTGGACGCGCGCGGCAACAATGTCCACACGCTCGCCCCGGCAAAGTGGCGCGAGAAGATCCGCGCGGAGAAGCTGCTGCCCCTGCCGGCCTGA
- a CDS encoding sensor histidine kinase yields MAASTNRHGGSTAALDSQGFRAQTGSALPIDLSASETPSRLHVRVVLLSILGLWLAYFVIFTARGMVVGLEFESELILRRGLVVLAGMAATFGLWLVLRLFDHRSLALQVTAAVLLAIPTALLIAQTNHLVFASLQERLQARMAAEQGFSISRDEFGNVVIEGPSMSSTDDDSLGPAMTPRARIVVPNDDAHEHWLRLVERALSQFFLLIAWAALYFALLAGVRAKDAERRGERFRSAAKAAELRSLRYQVNPHFLFNALNSLSALVITDKSEKAEEMIQALAGFYRHSLADDPTSDVALDDEFDLQRQYLAIEQVRFPNRLRTEFILPEDLARCRVPGMILQPLVENSVKYGVSASSGPVTIVIEAREEYGRLVLTVADDGKCGAGDPASGSGFGIGLANVRDRLTARFGNEANIVSGPAIDGYETEIRMPLVRHGR; encoded by the coding sequence GTGGCCGCTTCGACCAACCGTCATGGCGGGTCGACCGCCGCTCTGGATTCGCAGGGGTTTCGGGCACAGACAGGTTCGGCTTTGCCTATCGATCTTTCCGCCAGCGAAACCCCCTCGCGCCTGCACGTCCGCGTCGTCCTGCTTTCGATTCTCGGGTTGTGGCTGGCCTATTTCGTGATCTTCACCGCGCGCGGCATGGTCGTGGGGCTGGAGTTCGAAAGCGAGTTGATCCTGCGGCGCGGGCTGGTGGTGCTGGCCGGCATGGCGGCCACCTTCGGACTGTGGCTGGTGCTGCGGCTGTTCGATCACCGCTCGCTCGCCCTGCAGGTGACCGCGGCAGTGCTGCTCGCGATCCCCACGGCGCTGTTGATCGCCCAGACCAATCATCTGGTCTTCGCCAGTCTTCAGGAGCGGCTCCAGGCCCGGATGGCAGCGGAGCAGGGTTTCTCCATCAGTCGCGACGAGTTCGGCAATGTCGTGATCGAAGGGCCGAGCATGTCCAGCACGGATGACGATTCGCTCGGGCCGGCGATGACTCCGCGCGCCCGCATCGTGGTGCCGAACGACGACGCACACGAGCATTGGTTGCGGCTGGTCGAGCGCGCGCTCAGCCAGTTCTTCCTGCTGATCGCTTGGGCCGCGCTCTATTTCGCGCTGCTGGCGGGTGTGCGCGCGAAGGATGCCGAGCGCCGGGGGGAGCGTTTCCGCAGCGCCGCCAAGGCCGCCGAGCTTCGCTCTCTCCGCTATCAGGTCAATCCGCACTTCCTCTTCAACGCGCTCAATTCCCTCTCGGCATTGGTCATCACCGACAAGTCGGAGAAGGCCGAAGAGATGATCCAGGCCCTGGCCGGCTTCTATCGCCACAGCCTTGCCGATGATCCCACCAGCGACGTTGCGCTGGACGACGAATTCGATTTGCAACGCCAGTATCTGGCGATCGAACAGGTCCGGTTCCCCAATCGTCTGCGCACGGAATTCATCCTGCCCGAGGACTTGGCGCGGTGCCGGGTGCCCGGCATGATCCTGCAGCCGCTGGTCGAGAATTCGGTCAAATACGGGGTTTCCGCCAGCAGCGGGCCGGTCACGATAGTGATCGAGGCGCGCGAGGAATACGGCCGTCTGGTGCTTACCGTCGCTGATGACGGGAAGTGCGGCGCCGGTGATCCAGCATCCGGCTCCGGTTTCGGCATTGGGCTCGCCAATGTCCGAGACCGGCTGACCGCGCGTTTCGGCAACGAGGCGAACATCGTTTCCGGCCCGGCCATCGATGGTTACGAAACGGAGATCCGAATGCCGCTGGTGCGCCATGGCCGATAG
- a CDS encoding LytR/AlgR family response regulator transcription factor, with amino-acid sequence MADRQNDTLRTLIVDDEPLAIERMQVICAKIDALSVVGTASDGAAALRLVEALAPDLILLDMTMPELDGLSVARRLAARGESPAIVFVTAHDNYAVEAFDLDAVDYVLKPVQRERLARAIDRAVARRGQSKPRNSEWLDELWIPHRSELIRIDTDEVSRIDAERDYVRLHVGDRSYLLLQTIAGLESKLDPTKFIRIHRSTILRKDRITGLRHDGLGVWSVELGDEEALRIGRTYLPKVKAMAGR; translated from the coding sequence ATGGCCGATAGACAGAACGACACGCTCCGCACGCTGATCGTCGACGACGAACCGCTGGCGATCGAGCGGATGCAGGTGATCTGCGCCAAGATCGATGCCTTGTCGGTTGTCGGCACCGCCAGCGACGGTGCCGCCGCGCTGCGGCTGGTCGAGGCGCTGGCGCCAGATCTCATCCTGCTCGACATGACCATGCCCGAACTGGACGGATTGTCGGTCGCACGCCGGCTCGCAGCGCGCGGCGAAAGTCCGGCGATCGTGTTCGTCACGGCACACGATAATTACGCGGTAGAGGCCTTCGATCTCGATGCGGTGGATTACGTGCTGAAGCCCGTCCAGCGCGAACGGCTCGCCCGCGCCATCGACCGCGCCGTCGCCCGGCGCGGCCAGAGCAAACCGCGAAACAGCGAATGGCTCGACGAATTGTGGATTCCGCACCGGTCCGAACTGATCCGCATCGACACCGACGAGGTTTCGCGGATCGATGCCGAGCGCGACTATGTCCGCCTGCATGTCGGCGACCGCAGCTATCTGCTGCTGCAAACGATCGCCGGGCTCGAAAGCAAGCTCGATCCAACAAAGTTCATCCGCATCCATCGCTCTACCATCCTGCGCAAGGACCGGATCACCGGTCTGCGCCATGACGGGCTGGGCGTCTGGTCGGTCGAGTTGGGCGACGAGGAAGCGCTGCGGATCGGGCGGACCTATCTGCCGAAGGTCAAGGCGATGGCGGGGCGCTGA
- a CDS encoding UrcA family protein: MKKAHILAAALAIVPVGAMAAPGDLSVKYSDLDLSSDKAAEEFERRAERAAKKHCAAENPTTGSRMIHPSNVECARLFKEAAMKQFAAIQNGERKGG, translated from the coding sequence ATGAAGAAGGCTCATATCCTCGCGGCCGCGCTCGCGATCGTTCCGGTTGGTGCGATGGCCGCCCCCGGTGATCTTTCGGTCAAATATTCCGACCTCGACCTCAGCAGCGACAAGGCCGCCGAGGAATTCGAACGGCGAGCCGAACGAGCAGCCAAGAAGCACTGCGCCGCCGAGAACCCGACGACCGGCTCTCGCATGATCCACCCGTCGAACGTCGAATGCGCGCGTCTGTTCAAGGAGGCGGCGATGAAACAGTTCGCAGCCATCCAGAACGGTGAACGCAAGGGCGGCTGA
- a CDS encoding diacylglycerol kinase family protein: MLVNSASGSNTPEALDSLSNCLSQHSLEVERTIRFPDDDLPTPSDLDSAGVQLLVIYTGDGTLNAAIAALDGWGGAVLVLPGGTMNLLSKRLHGDRENEEIIETVAGGGGRRVRPIMACCEAGTALAGLLVGPGTRWGSVREAMREFDIAGMASGAAEAMAEMTGDAMVCAADPALGSQEGYPLIEMTPGEHGIQLDAFYADTPGDFAAQGWAILRRSFREGPHKRLGVVEQITIESADGSPLELLIDGEPEKLGPSGVFTMAACGVDLLATGNAD; this comes from the coding sequence TTGCTGGTCAACTCGGCCAGCGGCAGCAACACGCCCGAGGCGCTCGATTCGCTTTCCAATTGTCTTTCGCAACATTCGCTGGAGGTCGAACGCACGATCCGATTTCCCGATGACGATCTGCCCACCCCGTCCGATCTCGATTCGGCAGGCGTCCAACTGCTCGTCATCTACACTGGCGACGGCACGTTGAACGCGGCGATCGCCGCGCTCGACGGATGGGGCGGAGCCGTCCTTGTCCTGCCTGGCGGCACGATGAACCTCCTGAGCAAGCGCCTCCACGGCGATCGCGAGAACGAGGAGATCATCGAGACTGTCGCCGGCGGTGGAGGGCGCCGGGTTCGCCCGATCATGGCCTGCTGCGAAGCAGGCACTGCGCTTGCCGGATTGCTGGTCGGTCCGGGCACGCGCTGGGGCTCGGTGCGCGAGGCCATGCGCGAGTTCGACATTGCCGGCATGGCCAGCGGCGCGGCCGAAGCCATGGCGGAGATGACGGGGGACGCTATGGTATGCGCGGCCGATCCCGCTTTGGGATCGCAAGAGGGTTACCCTCTCATCGAAATGACGCCGGGCGAGCACGGAATTCAGCTCGACGCTTTTTATGCAGACACGCCCGGAGATTTCGCCGCCCAAGGCTGGGCGATCCTGCGGCGCAGTTTTCGCGAGGGCCCGCACAAACGGCTTGGCGTGGTCGAGCAGATCACGATCGAAAGCGCAGACGGCTCTCCGCTCGAACTGCTTATCGACGGCGAACCGGAAAAGCTCGGGCCCAGCGGCGTATTCACCATGGCGGCCTGCGGCGTCGATCTGCTAGCGACCGGCAATGCCGACTGA
- a CDS encoding metallophosphoesterase family protein → MPTEKTLLFHLSDIHFGLEDNRALDWVKQEIAEKRPAAIAITGDLTMRARHREFNAAIHWITSLGIPTTVEVGNHDMPYFNLFERFFAPYKRFRGMEGLVEKELDLPGLSIVPLKTAVRAQPRLNWSKGWVTEAALKKCLDAIDRLPAGTKALVAVHHPLREVGTEGTALTHNGTKALRALAQRPVAGVISGHVHDAFDILEQTTEGPVRMIGAGTLSQRVRSTPPSFNELTWDGDTISVRVRNLEDVATEDMQIEDVPEDATPPRHPGDPVAPVNQVPRVDPPVH, encoded by the coding sequence ATGCCGACTGAAAAGACACTCCTTTTCCACCTCAGCGACATCCATTTCGGGCTAGAGGACAACCGTGCGCTCGACTGGGTAAAGCAGGAGATCGCCGAGAAGAGGCCCGCTGCGATCGCCATCACCGGCGATCTGACGATGCGGGCGCGGCACCGCGAGTTCAACGCCGCGATCCACTGGATCACCTCGCTCGGGATCCCGACGACGGTCGAGGTGGGCAATCACGACATGCCCTATTTCAACCTGTTCGAACGCTTCTTCGCGCCCTACAAGCGGTTCCGCGGGATGGAAGGTCTGGTGGAAAAGGAACTCGATCTGCCGGGCCTGTCGATCGTTCCGTTGAAGACCGCCGTGCGCGCGCAGCCGCGGCTCAACTGGTCGAAGGGATGGGTGACCGAGGCCGCCTTGAAGAAATGCCTCGATGCGATCGATCGTCTGCCCGCCGGCACCAAGGCTCTCGTCGCCGTGCATCATCCCCTGCGGGAGGTTGGAACCGAAGGCACCGCGCTGACGCACAATGGAACCAAGGCCTTGCGCGCGCTGGCGCAGCGTCCGGTGGCCGGGGTCATAAGCGGCCATGTGCACGATGCCTTCGACATTCTCGAACAGACCACAGAAGGGCCCGTTCGCATGATCGGCGCCGGGACGCTGTCGCAACGCGTCCGCTCCACGCCGCCGAGCTTCAACGAGCTGACCTGGGATGGCGATACCATTTCGGTGCGCGTGCGCAATCTCGAAGACGTGGCGACCGAGGACATGCAGATCGAGGACGTGCCGGAAGATGCCACTCCGCCCCGGCACCCGGGCGATCCGGTCGCGCCTGTCAATCAGGTGCCGCGGGTCGATCCGCCGGTCCACTAA